One Panicum virgatum strain AP13 chromosome 9K, P.virgatum_v5, whole genome shotgun sequence genomic region harbors:
- the LOC120652639 gene encoding uncharacterized protein LOC120652639, with amino-acid sequence MAVSSPSSAPEKKRKWLLSNRKVIDKYLREARSILAAAPEAGSGDAVAALGLVDAALELSPRMEAALELRARALLALRRYREVAEMLRDYIPSCGKACSSDDTSSSSSSAAASLLSSGSGDLGTISRAKLLSPDRHRSDDAEPDARPVRSFRCFDISELKRRVLAGLSKNPNTDTQWRYLVLGQACFHLGLIEDAMVLLQTGRRLASAAFRRESVCWSDDSFSSSAAAAAVATVPSGKTSKSGSAFIIPAMESEAVSQLLAHVKLLLRRRAAAMAALDAGLPAEAVRHFSKILEARRGVLPHPFAAACLVGRAATFQAGGRPADAIADCNRALALDPAYIPALRARADLLQSVGALADCLRDLDHLKLLYDAALRDGKLPGPRWRPQGGVRYREIAGAHRKLTARIQGLRTRVAAGEACNIDYYLLLGVRRGCTRSELERAHLLLSLKLKPDRAVVFGEHLELVDEHRDLEAVRDQARMSAQLLYRMLQKGYSFVMSAVLDEEAAERQRAKDAAAAAAAALAAKQEAAKQELAQPVPEKPKTTEAARPRSPPGRAPKAKPKPKAAVAVPAMSKAPAAVTSTAPVYQGVFCRDMAVVGTLLSRGGGFDRALPVKCEAMSC; translated from the exons ATGGCGGTGTCCTCGCCTTCTTCTGCTccggagaagaagaggaagtggCTGCTCAGCAACAGGAAG GTGATCGACAAGTACCTGCGGGAGGCGAGATCGAttctcgcggcggcgccggaggccgGCAGCGGagacgcggtggcggcgctcggccTGGTGGACGCGGCGCTGGAGCTGTCGCCGCGGATGGAGGCCGCCCTGGAGCTGCGGGCGCGCGCGCTCCTCGCGCTTCGCCGGtaccgggaggtcgccgagaTGCTCCGCGACTACATCCCCAGCTGCGGTAAGGCCTGCTCCAGCGATGacacctcgtcctcctcgtcatcggcggcggcgtcgctgctGTCCTCCGGCTCCGGTGACCTCGGCACGATCTCCCGTGCCAAGCTCCTCTCGCCGGACCGCCACCGCTCCGACGACGCCGAACCTGACGCACGGCCCGTCCGTTCCTTCCGCTGCTTCGACATCTCCGAGCTCAAGCGCCGCGTCCTTGCCGGCCTCTCCAAGAACCCCAACACGGACACCCAATGGAG GTACTTGGTCCTGGGTCAAGCTTGCTTCCACCTCGGCCTCATAGAGGACGCCATGGTGCTGCTGCaaaccggccgccgcctcgcgtcAGCTGCGTTCCGCCGGGAGAGCGTGTGCTGGTCCGACGACAGCTTctcgtcgtccgccgccgccgcggctgtcGCCACCGTTCCGTCGGGGAAGACGTCCAAGTCCGGTTCGGCGTTCATTATCCCGGCCATGGAATCCGAGGCCGTGTCCCAGCTGCTGGCGCACGTCAAGCTCCTgcttcgccgccgcgcagcTGCCATGGCCGCGCTAGACGCAGGACTGCCGGCCGAGGCTGTCCGCCATTTCTCCAAGATCCTCGAGGCACGCCGTGGCGTGCTGCCGCACCCCTTCGCCGCCGCGTGCCTCGTCGGCCGTGCGGCCACGTTCCAGGCCGGTGGCCGCCCCGCCGACGCCATCGCGGACTGCAACCGCGCGCTCGCTCTGGACCCGGCATACATCCCGGCGCTCCGTGCCCGCGCCGACCTCCTCCAGTCCGTGGGCGCGCTTGCCGATTGCCTCCGTGACCTTGACCACCTGAAACTCCTTTACGACGCCGCGCTCCGGGACGGCAAGCTCCCTGGGCCTCGGTGGCGGCCGCAGGGCGGCGTCCGGTACCGCGAGATCGCCGGTGCTCACCGCAAACTGACCGCGCGCATTCAGGGGCTCCGcacccgcgtcgccgccggcgaggcgtgCAACATCGATTACTACCTGCTGCTGGGCGTGCGGCGCGGCTGCACGCGCTCCGAGCTGGAACGCGCGCACCTGCTGCTCTCCCTGAAGCTGAAGCCGGACCGCGCCGTGGTGTTCGGGGAACACCTGGAGCTCGTGGACGAGCACCGCGACCTCGAGGCGGTGCGCGACCAGGCTCGGATGTCGGCGCAGCTGCTCTACCGGATGCTGCAGAAGGGTTACTCGTTCGTCATGTCCGCCGTGCTGGACGAGGAGGCTGCCGAGAGGCAGAGGGCgaaggacgccgccgcggccgcggccgccgcgctggcGGCCAAGCAGGAAGCCGCGAAGCAGGAACTAGCACAACCCGTGCCGGAAAAACCCAAGACCACGGAGGCCGCCCGTCCAAGGAGCCCGCCGGGCCGCGCGCCGAAGGCGAAACCGAAGCCcaaggcggcggtggccgtTCCAGCGATGTcgaaggcgccggcggccgtgaCATCGACGGCCCCGGTGTACCAGGGGGTGTTCTGCCGCGACATGGCGGTGGTGGGCACCCTGctgtcccgcggcggcgggttcGACCGCGCCCTCCCGGTGAAGTGCGAGGCGATGAGCTGCTGA